The Magnolia sinica isolate HGM2019 chromosome 3, MsV1, whole genome shotgun sequence genome includes the window ATGCTGCCCAAACGGGCCATGCCATCTACAGGTACATTTCCTTCCCTGTAAATGTGGACAAAATTCAACTGGCCTTGGGATCTATATCTCTGAATTCTGGCTAACCAGAAATCCTATTTCCAATCTGGGCTAATAGAATCATTCAGGAAGCCGACAACTAGTTTAGAGTCAATTCCACCACAACTCTAGATAGGCCGAAATTGAAACAGATAGCGAGAACATTGTGAACTACCCAGAGTTCCGCATATGTGTTGGAACCTACTCCATAACCAACCGCCAACCCAAAAACGAAATCACCTTTATCATCTCTACAGACGCCTCCACCTCTAGAAAGACCTGGTTTTCCCCTTGCCGATCCATCGACATTAAGCTTTGCCCAACCAGGATCTGGTTTCTTCCATTTTACAAACCTCGGGGGTCTAACAAAAGAGGGAGCCGCAAAAATCCGAAGCTCGACTGCGATCTCTACGTTGAGTTGCTTGGCTAACTTACTAGGGGGCTGGGTGGCAATTAGAAAGAGCCACCTCCTGATCTTGGCAATTACCGACACCACCGAAATAGACTTCTCATCGAATCTTACAGAGTTTCTGGATTTCTAGATCTCCCATGGAGCCAGCTTTTACAATGTCGATGAGCGGCTAGAAATGGGGGAGGAGTTCCACCAATGATCTAGTTTAGATGCAATCGATAGATTTCCCCTGTTGGAAATTCTGAAAAGGGCCTGAAAGTGATCCCAACACATTGAAGTGACAAAGCTACTAAGAAAGAGGTGGTTGCTGGTTTCACCGGAGTAACGTCTGGGCGAGCCTAGAGGACAGCAATCGCACCTGGAGGCAAGATGGACTCCCCTACTCTGAACCACTTCATCTACTGGGACAACCTTCATCAGGATTTTCCAGGTGAACATGGAAATCCTAGGGGGAAGCTTAGCGTGCCAGACCCATCTTGACCAAGCTCTGAGGGGACTGCGCAATCTGCTCAACTCCCAGGCTAAGCGGACGAAGAACTCTCCAGAAGGAGTGAAGGGCCATATGCGTCTGTCAGGGAGATCAAAGAGGCAGAAACCATTAtggaaaataaaatcaactacttgTTGGGGGAGGTAATTATAAACCGAAGATGGAGGAAGAGGGCCAAAATTGCCTAGAGCATCACGAACTTTGGAGGAGAGATGGTTGAGCAGGATCGGCGTGCTAGCGAGGTGGAGTAAAGGACCGAGGCCCGTCCAATTGTCAAGCCAAAATCTACAGTTGCCATGCCCAATCTACCAACGCAGGTTTGACTCTAGCTGAGGCAGCAAACCATGGAGATTTTTTCATAGAGGAGAGGTAAAAGCGGCTGGAGTAGACGAACCTCTAGAGGGGCGGCCGAGGCTGTACTTTGCTGACATGAACTTGCTCCAAAGGCTGGCCTCCTCCTTAAACTTCACCGCCCAACCCAGCTTCATCTTGAGGGCGTACATAAATTTAAAAAGCCTCCTTATACCCAGCCCTCCTTCAGCTTTAGGCAGCCCAATGGTTTTCCATCCCTTCAAATGTAGCTTCTTCTTGCCTTTAAACCAGCCCCACAAGAAGTTGGCAAACGGCTTCTCCAACATCGCAGTAACTTGGGCTGGCAGATGAGAGGCAGCGATCGAGTGAACCGGGGTCCCCCAAGGACATGCTGGACTAAGACAAGCCACCCGGCCTGAGATAGGCATCTTGCCTGCCAACCATTGCTGTGGCCTTGAACTTTGTCAATTAGCAGTAGGAAATCACTTACCTTCACCCTACCGAAAGCCAAGGGAACTCTCAGGTGCATTATGCTAGAAGTGGCCTTGTTGATGCCGAGTAATCTCTCTATCAATCTGACCCTGTGTGAAGGGAGTTTGGCTGAACAGAAGAGGGCACTCTTTCGGGTATTAATCTTCTGGCCTAAAGCACATTTATATGATTTGAGAAACTCCAGGATGTTCTTGAGAGAGTTCTGACTACCGTTGAGGAAAAGAAGAGTGTCATCCGGGTATAGCAAGTAAGACACCCGCGGACAGCCCCTTCTAAGTTTGAAAGGAGTACACGAACTCTTATCCAAAAAATTTAATAGTCCTCTGCTAAGGACTTCAGCTGCTAGGATGAATAGACTTGGAGATAAGGGGTCTCCCTGGTGGATCCCTTTAGACGACTTGAAGAAGCCTGCTGCCTTACCGTTTATAAGAACTAAAAACCAAGCATTGCCCCTCATTTTTCTACCAGCTCAATCCAAGAACTACTAAACCCAAACTTCGATAACACTCATTTTAAGAATTTCCAATCCAACCTATCATGGCCTTCTCCATGTTTAACTTGATGACGATGTTGCCTCCACGAACCTTCCTGTTAATCTCCCTAACTAATTCTTGAGCTAGAGCAATGCTTTCCGCCATTGATCTACCACGAATGAAGGCCCCTTGTTCAGCTGAGATGAAGTAGGGAAGCACTATGCTCATCCTGGACGTTATGATGTTAGCGATGATTTTGTAGAGGACATTACATAGACTAATGGGgcgaaaatttataatttttttagggGCTACCATTTTGGGAATAAGGCAAATCAACATTGCATTAACGACCCTAGAGAGTGTTCCACCCTAGAACACGAAGGATGCCACTTTGAGAAGGTCTTGATTTATAATCTCCCAACATGACCAGAAGAAACTGCCTGGAAACCCGTCGGTGCCTGGAGCCCCGTCCTTGGGGATGGATTGCACTACCTGACGCACCTCCTGAAGCGAAGGCAGGGCCAACAGATGATCGTTTTCTACTTATAAAACCAGGCTGGGAATCACGTCGAAAATGCCTGGCTCTTCAAACAGAGATTCTGCTGCAAATAATTCCTCAAAATGGGATACCGCTACTGACTTGATTTCTGATAGATCTACCAGACTTTGCCCAGAATCCAGCTCTATTTTGCTGATGAAAGCCTTCCTTTGTTTTTTCATAGTCGAAGAATGGAAAAACTTTATGTTCATGTCATCCTCCTCTAACCAGCTGATCCTGGCCTTCTGCTTCCAAAAAATTTCTTCCATCAGAGTTAGTTTATTGAGCTTAGCCGAGGCCGTGTCGAGCTGGGCTTGTGTGATGCTATCCACTGCTGATCCACATTTTTAAGCTTGAGGAGAAAATTTAAGAGTAAGTGGTGGGATTCAGAGGCTACCCATGCTGCTTGCACCACATATTGGAACTCTATATGAAGAACCCACATCCTCTGAAATCTTAACGGCCTTGGCATCAATCTGGGCTGCCGGCGAAATATCAACGCTAATGGGGCATGATCGGAATTGACTCTAGTAAGTTGTTCTACCTAAAAAGTTGAGAAACATGTAGACCAGGAATTTAAAATCAACACTCTATCTAATCAGGCCCATACTCTGTTAGCACCCAACTAGTTGTTACACCACGTAAACCTGTCCTTGGAGAAGCCTGCATCAATGAGACCAACGTTGTTAGATGCCTCAGCAAAATCCCTAGAACTTGAAATATCATGAGGTCCGGCTTCTTCGCTCAGAGACGTCTAAAACAGCATTGAAATCCCCGCTAACTGCCCACGGACCATGAAGGTATCTAGATAGGGAGGACAAATCATCCCATAAGTTCCTTCCGAGGCACCTTGTAATGCCCCGTCTAAAAagggaacagtgtcctgaggcacaCGTGCGAACTGACGCAGGATCGGATAATTCAGTAGCACGTGTGGGCCTACTATGGACTAATTAATGACAAACTTAACCACTAATGGGATTAAATCAAATCGTGCTCCGGTCGAGCATGGGCGGTAGAGCCAGGTAGCCCATATATATTCAGCGATTGTCCGTACATGCCGTGTATCGCCTGAGGAAGGtccaaaaatcctgaaattttgtcAGACCTTTGGGCTCGCTAGGCTTGTGGTCTCAAACGGACGTCAGGCCCCAAAgatgtccaaaaatggttaatcGATGCTACCCCGCTGGCATTTACAAGCCGTAAGTCGCCTGGCTTAAAggaataaaattttgaaattaaatcaATTGGCCCTGCTGCTTGAGTCAGCAAATTCGGGCGTTCCAGccgtcagatctcttctaaattcacacTGAAGATTGTGAATAATTCTTAGCCCTTACCTATAAAATTTGACAGCTGATTGTGGAACGATGACTGTTGATCGTGAATCAGGCCGCTGCGGCAAAACCCTGAATCCGTTTACGATCAAACTTCGcccaacccttcatcgggccatggg containing:
- the LOC131238995 gene encoding uncharacterized protein LOC131238995, coding for MAESIALAQELVREINRKVRGGNIVIKLNMEKAMIVLINGKAAGFFKSSKGIHQGDPLSPSLFILAAEVLSRGLLNFLDKSSCTPFKLRRGCPRVSYLLYPDDTLLFLNGSQNSLKNILEFLKSYKCALGQKINTRKSALFCSAKLPSHRVRLIERLLGINKATSSIMHLRVPLAFGRVKQWLAGKMPISGRVACLSPACPWGTPVHSIAASHLPAQVTAMLEKPFANFLWGWFKGKKKLHLKGWKTIGLPKAEGGLGIRRLFKFMYALKMKLGWAVKFKEEASLWSKFMSAKRIWPFTPSGEFFVRLAWELSRLRSPLRAWSRWVWHAKLPPRISMFTWKILMKVVPVDEVVQSRGVHLASRNSVRFDEKSISVVSVIAKIRRWLFLIATQPPSKLAKQLNVEIAVELRIFAAPSFVRPPRFVKWKKPDPGWAKLNVDGSARGKPGLSRGGGVCRDDKGDFVFGLAVGYGVGSNTYAELWVVHNVLAICFNFGLSRVVVELTLN